ACTCTCGGTGCACCTCGCGCACAGCAGTCACGGCCGCGCGCTGTTCGCGATCCGCGACGACGAGGTGGCCGCCGAAGCGCTCGGCGTCGACACCACGCGCTACAAGGTCATGGCGTTCGTGCTCGGCGCGTTTTTCGCCGGCATCGCCGGAGCCCTGTTCGCGCACTTCCTCGGCTACCTGAACCCCAACTCGTTCACCTTCATCAAGAGCATCGAGGTGATCGCGATGGTGGTGCTCGGCGGCATGGGCAGCATCTCGGGCTCGGTGCTCGCGGCGATCGTGCTCACGTTGCTGCCCGAGGTGCTGCGCCCGGTCAAGGAATATCGCATGGTGATCTACGCCCTGATGCTGATCGTGCTGATGATCACGCGTCCTCAGGGCCTGCTGGGTTCGCGCGAGCTGGACCTGAGGCGGCTGTTCGGGCGCCGCCCCGCGGCGCCCGGCGCCGCGCGGGGGGGCGCGTGAGCGAGCCGCTGCTGAGTCTCGAGCAGGTCACGATGCAGTTCGGAGGCTTGAAGGCCGTCTCCGATCTGGCGTTCGAAGTGCGCACCGGCGAGTTGGTCGGACTGATCGGCCCCAACGGCGCCGGCAAGACGACCGTCTTCAATGTGATCACCGGCGTGTATGCGCCGACCGCAGGCCGCATCCGATTCGCCGGCCGCACCATTTCGGGACTGCGGCCGAGCGCGATTGCGCGCGCCGGCATCACCCGCACGTTTCAAAACATCCGGCTGTTCTCGACCCGCTCCTGCCTCGACAACGTGTGCATCGCTTCGCACCACCGAGTCCGCACCAGTCTGTTGCAGGCGCTGCTTCGCACCCCCGGTTTCCAGGCTGCCGAGACCGCCCAGCGCGCCGAAGCGATGGAGATGCTCGACCTGATGGGGCTCGCAGATTCCGCCGAGGCGCTGGCGACCGAGCTGCCCTACGGCCAGCAGCGGCGGCTCGAGATCGCGCGTGCGCTGGCCGGCAAGCCGCAGCTGCTGCTGCTCGACGAGCCGGCCGCGGGGCTCAATCCTCAGGAGAGCGAGGATCTCATGCACCTGATTCAGCGACTGCGGCGCGAGTTCGGACTCACGATCCTGCTGATCGAGCACGACATGCGCGTGGTGATGGGCATTTGCGAACGCATCACGGTGCTCGACTACGGGGTCAAGATCGCCGAGGGCGATCCGGCCGCGATTCGCCGCGATCCGCGCGTGATCGAGGCGTATCTGGGCGAAGACGTGCACGCCGTGCAGGGCGCCGGGGCATGAGGGGGCGCGCGTGCTGCTGAAGGTCGAGGGGCTCGACGTCTACTACGGCGCCGTGCACGCCCTCAAGGGCGTTTCGATCCACGCGAACGAAGGCGAGATCGTCACGCTGATCGGCGCCAACGGCGCCGGCAAGACCACGCTGCTGCGCACGCTGTCGGGACTGGTGCCGTCTCGCGCCGGCGTCATCGAGTTCCGGGGTCGCGACCTGACGCGGGTCCCGGCATGCGAGATCGTGGGACTCGGCATCTCGCAATCGCCCGAGGGACGCATGGTGTTCGCAAACCTGTCGGTCGAGGACAACCTCGAACTCGGCGCCT
This sequence is a window from Candidatus Eisenbacteria bacterium. Protein-coding genes within it:
- a CDS encoding ABC transporter ATP-binding protein, translated to MQFGGLKAVSDLAFEVRTGELVGLIGPNGAGKTTVFNVITGVYAPTAGRIRFAGRTISGLRPSAIARAGITRTFQNIRLFSTRSCLDNVCIASHHRVRTSLLQALLRTPGFQAAETAQRAEAMEMLDLMGLADSAEALATELPYGQQRRLEIARALAGKPQLLLLDEPAAGLNPQESEDLMHLIQRLRREFGLTILLIEHDMRVVMGICERITVLDYGVKIAEGDPAAIRRDPRVIEAYLGEDVHAVQGAGA
- a CDS encoding branched-chain amino acid ABC transporter permease, encoding MQVVILCGINVVLAVSLNLINGFTGQFSIGHAGFMALGAYGSAMFSLHIGAHWVAALAGAGLPAPLAAAPAFLMAALLGGLLAALAGYLVGLPSLRLRGDYLAIVTLGFGEIIRVLITNIDLVGGPRGLPGIPRWVDLFWVGLGAAAVIGLSVHLAHSSHGRALFAIRDDEVAAEALGVDTTRYKVMAFVLGAFFAGIAGALFAHFLGYLNPNSFTFIKSIEVIAMVVLGGMGSISGSVLAAIVLTLLPEVLRPVKEYRMVIYALMLIVLMITRPQGLLGSRELDLRRLFGRRPAAPGAARGGA